Proteins from a single region of bacterium:
- a CDS encoding cation-translocating P-type ATPase has translation MDSTYDGLTEKEAADQLKEAGYNELPSAKPKGLHQIILEVVSEPMFLLLVAGGIIYLILGDFSEAILLLASVFVILGITFYQERKTERALETLRDLSSPRALVIRDAQEKRIAGREVVPGDIILLKEGDRVPADAFVLAAHDLSVDESLLTGESVPVRKSNWDEKTEFGRPGGDDLPFVYSGTLVVQGQGTAKVHATGMLTEMGKIGRALESVESEPSALQKETRRIVRVLAVVGLSISALVVLLHGFFRSGWLNGLLAGITISMSLLPEEFPVVLTVFLALGAWRISQKHVLTRKIPAVENLGAATVLCVDKTGTLTFNKMVVKKLSAGDEFFDVDPAKKELPEKFHEIVEYSILASELKPFDPMEKAFHQLGNHYLAETDHIHRDWELVHEYSLSPELLSLTHVWKSPQNEDYIVAAKGAPEAIARLCRFSKEQKEKLEKRVAGMADEGLRVLAIARSSYKGSEWPETQEGFDFQFVGLAGLLDPVRPTVPDAIQECYDAGIRVVMITGDYAGTARAIAKQIHLMPLDPILTGADLEKQENPELENQIQRVNIYARVVPEQKLRLVMSLKKSGQIVAMTGDGVNDAPALKAADIGIAMGERGTDVAREAAALVLLNDDFESIVAAIRMGRRIFDNLQKAMTYIAAIHVPIAGVALFPLLVNWPLILTPVHIVFLELIIDPTCSIAFEAEPEETDVMKRPPRKPGEALLSKQRLLISFLQGGSVLVITLILFWWALNLGIQEYTARAMAFTTLIIGNLSLIFTNRSHSRSMIAALAMKNRALWIVSVLALLILASTLYVPFLSKLFRFATPDPAQLFWSVAAGVASILWFELWKSVKAK, from the coding sequence ATGGACTCTACCTATGATGGTCTCACAGAAAAAGAAGCAGCGGATCAACTGAAGGAAGCAGGGTATAACGAGCTTCCTTCAGCCAAACCGAAAGGTTTGCATCAGATCATTCTGGAAGTCGTCAGTGAGCCGATGTTCCTGCTGCTGGTTGCGGGCGGCATCATTTATTTGATTCTTGGAGATTTCAGTGAAGCGATCCTGCTGCTGGCATCTGTTTTTGTCATTCTTGGCATCACTTTTTATCAGGAACGGAAAACGGAGAGAGCGCTCGAAACCTTGCGGGATCTGTCCAGTCCTCGCGCGCTTGTGATTCGGGATGCACAGGAGAAACGGATCGCAGGGAGAGAAGTTGTGCCCGGAGACATCATCCTGTTGAAAGAAGGTGATCGTGTACCCGCAGACGCTTTCGTGCTTGCGGCCCACGATCTTTCTGTGGATGAATCATTGCTTACGGGTGAGTCCGTTCCGGTTCGGAAATCAAACTGGGATGAGAAGACTGAATTCGGAAGACCGGGCGGCGATGACCTTCCCTTTGTTTACTCCGGAACCCTGGTCGTACAAGGACAGGGGACTGCAAAAGTGCATGCAACCGGAATGCTAACGGAAATGGGGAAAATCGGCAGAGCTCTGGAGAGCGTTGAGAGCGAACCGTCCGCTCTGCAAAAAGAGACCAGAAGGATTGTTCGCGTTCTGGCCGTTGTCGGGCTAAGCATTTCTGCTCTCGTCGTTTTGCTTCACGGTTTTTTTCGAAGCGGGTGGTTGAATGGCTTGCTGGCCGGCATCACGATTTCGATGTCTTTGCTTCCGGAAGAATTTCCTGTTGTGCTGACTGTTTTCCTTGCGCTAGGTGCGTGGAGAATTTCTCAAAAACACGTGCTGACGCGGAAAATTCCTGCGGTGGAAAACCTGGGCGCGGCAACGGTTTTATGCGTGGACAAAACCGGAACTCTCACTTTCAACAAAATGGTCGTAAAGAAACTGTCAGCCGGAGATGAGTTCTTCGATGTGGATCCGGCGAAGAAAGAGCTTCCGGAAAAGTTTCACGAAATTGTAGAGTACAGCATTCTCGCGAGTGAACTGAAACCGTTTGATCCGATGGAAAAGGCTTTTCATCAACTGGGAAATCACTATCTTGCTGAAACAGACCATATTCATAGAGATTGGGAACTGGTTCATGAATACTCGCTTTCGCCCGAGCTTCTTTCGCTGACGCACGTTTGGAAATCGCCGCAGAATGAAGACTACATCGTTGCTGCGAAAGGTGCCCCGGAAGCGATCGCGCGATTGTGCAGGTTTTCGAAGGAACAAAAGGAAAAATTGGAAAAGAGAGTTGCCGGTATGGCTGATGAAGGTTTGCGCGTTCTTGCAATTGCACGCTCGAGCTACAAAGGCTCGGAGTGGCCGGAAACCCAGGAAGGATTCGATTTTCAATTCGTTGGATTGGCCGGCCTTTTGGATCCTGTGCGTCCCACAGTTCCCGATGCCATCCAGGAATGCTACGACGCAGGTATTCGTGTTGTGATGATCACAGGAGACTATGCAGGGACGGCGCGCGCGATCGCAAAACAAATCCACCTGATGCCGCTGGATCCGATTTTAACGGGAGCTGATCTAGAAAAACAGGAGAATCCGGAACTGGAAAATCAGATTCAACGGGTGAATATCTATGCGCGGGTGGTGCCTGAACAAAAACTTCGACTCGTGATGTCGCTGAAAAAATCGGGACAGATTGTGGCGATGACAGGAGACGGAGTGAACGATGCGCCGGCGCTCAAGGCTGCGGACATCGGCATAGCCATGGGAGAACGTGGCACAGATGTGGCTCGTGAAGCAGCCGCGCTCGTGCTTTTGAATGACGATTTTGAGTCAATCGTTGCGGCTATCAGAATGGGGCGGCGCATTTTCGACAATCTGCAAAAAGCGATGACCTACATTGCCGCAATCCATGTTCCGATCGCCGGCGTCGCGCTCTTTCCATTACTCGTCAACTGGCCGTTGATCCTCACACCGGTTCACATTGTGTTTTTAGAATTGATCATTGATCCAACTTGTTCGATTGCATTTGAAGCAGAACCGGAAGAAACGGACGTCATGAAAAGGCCGCCACGCAAACCGGGAGAAGCTCTATTGAGCAAACAACGGCTTTTGATTAGCTTCTTGCAGGGAGGCAGTGTTCTCGTCATCACTCTCATTTTATTCTGGTGGGCGCTCAATCTCGGGATTCAGGAATACACTGCTCGCGCTATGGCGTTTACAACTTTGATCATTGGCAACCTTAGCTTGATTTTTACCAATCGATCGCATTCGCGGAGCATGATCGCGGCTCTTGCGATGAAGAATCGGGCACTCTGGATTGTGAGCGTACTGGCGCTCTTGATTCTGGCATCAACTCTCTACGTGCCGTTTCTCAGCAAACTCTTCCGTTTT